Proteins encoded by one window of Amaranthus tricolor cultivar Red isolate AtriRed21 chromosome 4, ASM2621246v1, whole genome shotgun sequence:
- the LOC130810887 gene encoding agamous-like MADS-box protein AGL61, with product MANNNDKQEIKEDNKREGNNTRSNGRRRIPIATITDPTKKHVTFSKRRVGLFKKASELCALCGVHMAVVTFSERGKLFCFGHPSLDDIMNRYISYQSCFIKEQDGYELVDEQNRQHKEIRKRIDEEKKLSDHYIENPETYEQDKEVCRCWWEETNINEMGLDELEEFQACLMELRTNVVAKVDQLSQMSLINPTNNRSNLDCTPSSSTTILNTNYYNNGYGFDNLELGMIQKDNKFTDEIKLEDSRYNTRFMFEHGHL from the coding sequence ATGGCAAACAATAATGATAAGCAGGAGATTAAAGAGGATAACAAACGAGAAGGAAATAATACAAGAAGTAATGGAAGAAGAAGAATCCCAATTGCTACAATCACTGATCCAACAAAAAAACATGTAACATTCTCGAAACGACGAGTAGGACTCTTCAAGAAAGCGAGCGAGCTATGTGCATTATGCGGCGTGCATATGGCCGTTGTGACTTTCTCCGAAAGAGGCAAGCTCTTTTGCTTCGGTCACCCCAGCTTAGACGATATTATGAACCGTTACATCAGTTATCAATCTTGTTTTATAAAAGAACAAGATGGGTATGAATTGGTCGACGAGCAAAATAGGCAGCACAAGGAGATCAGAAAGAGGATCGATGAAGAAAAGAAGTTATCCGATCATTATATTGAAAACCCGGAAACATATGAACAAGACAAGGAAGTTTGTCGATGTTGGTGGGAAGAGactaatataaatgaaatgggGTTAGATGAACTTGAAGAGTTTCAAGCTTGTCTTATGGAGCTTAGGACAAATGTCGTAGCGAAAGTTGATCAGTTATCACAGATGTCTTTGATCAACCCGACAAACAATCGTAGTAATCTAGATTGTACTCCTTCGAGCTCTACTACAATTTTGAATACAAACTACTACAACAATGGTTATGGTTTTGATAATCTCGAACTAGGAATGATCCAGAAGGATAATAAGTTTACGGATGAAATTAAGTTAGAAGATAGTCGATATAATACCCGTTTTATGTTTGAACATGGGCATCTCTAA
- the LOC130810240 gene encoding 14-3-3 protein 1-like: MAIPENLTREQYVYLAKLAEQAERYEEMAKCMDKLVLTSSSSGSELTVEERNLLSVAYKNVIGSLRAAWRIVSSIEQKEEGRKNDDHVLLVKDYRTKIESELSDICGCILKLLDSNLIPSASASESKVFYLKMKGDYHRYLAEFKSADERKSAAEETMLAYKAAQDIALTDLPPTHPIRLGLALNFSVFYYEILNAADKACSMAKQAFEEAIAELDTLGEESYKDSTLIMQLLRDNLTLWTSDQDQLDES; the protein is encoded by the exons ATGGCGATCCCCGAAAACCTAACAAGAGAACAGTATGTGTACTTGGCGAAACTCGCTGAACAAGCTGAACGTTATGAAGAGATGGCTAAATGCATGGACAAACTCGTCCTCACCAGTTCCTCTTCTGGCTCCGAACTTACTGTTGAAGAACGTAATCTTCTTTCTGTCGCTTACAAGAATGTTATCGGCTCTCTTCGTGCTGCCTGGCGTATTGTTTCTTCCATTGAGCAGAAAGAAGAAGGTCGCAAAAATGATGACCATGTCCTTCTAGTTAAAGACTACCGTACAAAAATTGAATCTGAACTTTCTGATATTTGTGGTTGTATTCTTAAACTTCTTGATTCCAATCTCATTCCTTCTGCTTCTGCAAGTGAGTCTAAGGTTTTTTACTTGAAGATGAAAGGTGATTATCATCGTTATTTGGCTGAGTTTAAGTCTGCTGATGAAAGGAAATCTGCTGCTGAAGAAACTATGCTTGCTTACAAAGCTGCTCAG GATATTGCTCTTACGGACTTGCCGCCAACACATCCCATAAGGTTGGGTCTTGCTCTCAACTTCTCAGTGTTCTACTATGAGATCCTCAATGCTGCTGATAAAGCTTGTAGCATGGCTAAACAG GCATTTGAGGAAGCCATTGCAGAGCTGGATACTTTGGGTGAAGAATCTTACAAGGACAGCACTCTAATCATGCAACTTCTGAGGGACAACCTCACCCTTTGGACATCAGACCAG GATCAATTGGACGAATCATAG
- the LOC130810241 gene encoding 17.8 kDa class I heat shock protein-like: protein MSLIPSFFGNQRSSVFDPFSLDLWDPIKSLSSVNSDTATFANTRIDWKEMPEAHIFKADLPGVKKEEVKVEVEDGRVLQISGERSKEQEEKNDKWHRVERSSGKFMRRFGLPENVKMDEIKANMENGVLTVTVPKKEEKKPEVKSIDIAG from the coding sequence ATGTCGTTGATCCCAAGCTTCTTCGGAAACCAAAGAAGCAGCGTCTTCGATCCCTTTTCTCTCGACTTATGGGATCCCATCAAGTCGCTGTCCTCAGTAAACAGCGACACTGCCACCTTCGCCAACACTCGCATAGACTGGAAGGAGATGCCTGAAGCACATATCTTTAAGGCTGATCTTCCTGGAGTCAAAAAAGAGGAAGTGAAGGTGGAGGTTGAAGATGGCAGGGTGCTTCAAATCAGCGGAGAGAGAAGCAAGGAGCAGGAGGAGAAGAATGATAAATGGCACCGTGTTGAACGGAGCTCTGGAAAGTTTATGAGGAGGTTTGGACTACCGGAGAATGTCAAGATGGATGAGATCAAGGCAAACATGGAGAATGGGGTGCTTACTGTGACTGTGCCTAAGAAGGAAGAGAAAAAACCCGAGGTGAAGTCCATCGACATCGCTGGTTAA